A DNA window from bacterium contains the following coding sequences:
- the ppdK gene encoding pyruvate, phosphate dikinase — translation MGSKKYVYFFGQGRAEGNAKMKDLLGGKGANLAEMTNLNIPVPAGFTITTEVCTEYYKNNRQYPADMWPQVDENLHRMEEIMGMKFGDRDRPLLVSVRSGARVSMPGMMDTVLNLGLNDTTVKGLIKQTGNERFAYDSYRRFINMFGNVVMGVSHEKFERILQAKKDELGVKLDTDLDAHALKDVVAQYKQLVRQETGRDFPEDPKTQLDMAIGAVFGSWNNERAITYRKLHGIPGDWGTAVNVQSMVYGNMGNDSGTGVAFTRDPGTGERVFFGEYLINAQGEDVVAGIRTPQPINIAQKKGSALPSLEEEMPQVYRELEDIYRKLETHYKDMQDLEFTIQKGRLFLLQTRNGKRTAAAAVKIAVDMVEEGLIDKRTAVLRVEPKQLDQLLHPMIDMKTKPKVIAKGLPASPGAAVGKVVFTAEKAQEAAGAGEKVVLVRNETSPEDIGGMYVAQGILTARGGMTSHAAVVARGMGKCCVAGCGALSIHEEAGYLTVGELRIKEGDFLSLNGSTGEVILGEAKLIKPELSGDFGKLMAWADEIRTLKVRTNADTPEDAKVARDFGAQGIGLTRTEHMFFGEERLPIVQEMIMADTRDARLKALDQLLPVQRGDFKGIFKAMKDLPVTIRLLDPPLHEFLPKREELIQEIADLKMQLTSLSTLQEINDMLGKIRAKESILSKVESLHEFNPMLGHRGCRLGITYPEIYEMQVQAIFEAACELAKEGYSIVPEVMIPLVGDVNELTYTKKSAVRVAEEVMRRYGVTLKYSIGTMIEIPRAALMSDEIAKEAEFFSFGTNDLTQMTFGFSRDDAGVFLPGYVEKKILPDDPFITLDQVGVGQLIKMSVERGRATRPDLKVGICGEHGGDPASVEFCHRAGLNYVSCSPYRVPIARLAAAHAKIKEERSGSKETTMGE, via the coding sequence ATGGGAAGCAAAAAGTATGTCTATTTCTTCGGGCAGGGGAGAGCGGAAGGTAATGCTAAGATGAAGGACCTCTTGGGGGGAAAAGGTGCAAACCTGGCTGAGATGACGAATCTCAACATTCCGGTTCCTGCCGGATTCACGATTACCACCGAAGTATGTACCGAGTATTACAAGAATAACCGGCAATACCCTGCGGACATGTGGCCTCAGGTTGATGAGAACCTGCACCGCATGGAAGAGATCATGGGCATGAAGTTCGGGGACCGTGACCGGCCCTTGCTGGTTTCGGTTCGAAGTGGGGCCCGGGTATCCATGCCCGGTATGATGGATACGGTTTTAAACCTCGGACTCAACGACACCACGGTCAAAGGGTTGATCAAACAGACAGGAAACGAGAGATTTGCCTATGACAGCTACCGCCGGTTCATCAACATGTTCGGCAATGTAGTCATGGGAGTGTCTCACGAGAAATTTGAAAGAATACTGCAAGCCAAAAAAGACGAGCTTGGGGTGAAGCTCGATACGGATCTTGATGCCCATGCGCTCAAGGATGTCGTAGCTCAATACAAGCAACTGGTAAGGCAGGAAACCGGAAGGGATTTTCCGGAAGATCCGAAGACGCAACTGGACATGGCTATTGGTGCTGTCTTTGGTTCATGGAACAACGAACGGGCCATCACCTACCGGAAACTTCACGGCATTCCGGGAGACTGGGGGACCGCGGTCAACGTGCAGTCCATGGTCTACGGAAATATGGGCAATGATTCCGGAACCGGGGTGGCCTTTACCCGCGATCCGGGCACGGGCGAGCGGGTATTCTTCGGCGAATACCTGATCAATGCCCAGGGCGAGGATGTGGTGGCCGGGATCCGCACCCCGCAGCCGATCAATATCGCCCAGAAGAAAGGCTCTGCCCTCCCCTCTCTGGAAGAGGAAATGCCCCAGGTCTACCGGGAACTGGAAGATATCTACCGGAAGCTGGAAACCCATTACAAGGATATGCAGGACCTTGAATTTACCATCCAGAAAGGAAGGCTGTTCCTGCTGCAAACCAGAAACGGCAAGAGAACGGCAGCCGCAGCGGTGAAAATCGCGGTGGACATGGTGGAAGAAGGCCTGATCGACAAACGCACCGCAGTCCTTCGGGTTGAGCCAAAGCAGTTGGATCAACTCCTGCACCCGATGATTGATATGAAAACCAAACCCAAGGTAATTGCCAAGGGACTGCCCGCATCTCCCGGCGCAGCCGTGGGAAAGGTCGTATTTACCGCTGAAAAAGCCCAGGAAGCTGCCGGAGCAGGGGAAAAGGTAGTCCTGGTAAGGAATGAAACCTCTCCTGAAGATATCGGAGGGATGTATGTTGCTCAAGGGATTTTGACCGCCCGCGGCGGCATGACCTCTCATGCGGCTGTTGTGGCCCGTGGAATGGGAAAATGCTGCGTTGCCGGATGCGGTGCTCTGTCCATTCATGAGGAAGCCGGTTACCTGACTGTTGGCGAACTGAGGATCAAGGAAGGGGATTTCCTCTCCCTGAATGGATCGACCGGCGAGGTTATCCTCGGAGAGGCCAAGCTGATCAAACCTGAATTGAGTGGAGATTTTGGCAAGCTGATGGCCTGGGCTGACGAGATCAGGACCCTGAAGGTCCGGACCAACGCTGATACGCCTGAAGATGCCAAAGTTGCCAGAGATTTTGGTGCCCAGGGCATCGGACTGACCCGGACTGAGCACATGTTCTTCGGCGAGGAGCGCCTTCCCATTGTCCAGGAGATGATTATGGCCGATACCAGGGATGCGCGCCTGAAAGCTCTCGATCAGCTCCTGCCCGTGCAGCGGGGAGATTTTAAAGGCATATTCAAGGCCATGAAGGACCTTCCGGTCACTATCCGGCTTCTTGATCCGCCATTGCATGAATTTTTACCCAAGAGGGAAGAATTGATTCAGGAGATTGCCGACCTGAAAATGCAGTTAACCTCCCTGAGCACTCTGCAGGAAATTAATGACATGCTCGGCAAGATCAGGGCCAAGGAAAGCATTCTGTCCAAAGTGGAATCCCTCCATGAATTCAACCCCATGCTTGGCCATCGTGGATGCCGTCTGGGTATTACCTATCCGGAAATCTATGAGATGCAGGTCCAGGCTATCTTCGAGGCTGCCTGCGAGCTGGCCAAAGAAGGCTACTCCATCGTACCGGAAGTCATGATACCCCTGGTCGGCGATGTCAATGAGCTGACTTATACCAAAAAATCCGCTGTCCGGGTAGCTGAAGAAGTTATGCGCCGGTATGGAGTTACCCTGAAATACTCGATCGGAACCATGATCGAAATCCCGCGGGCAGCTCTCATGTCCGATGAAATAGCCAAGGAGGCGGAATTTTTCTCCTTCGGAACCAATGACCTGACTCAAATGACCTTCGGATTCAGCCGTGACGATGCCGGTGTTTTCCTGCCGGGATATGTGGAGAAAAAGATTTTGCCCGACGATCCATTCATCACCCTGGATCAGGTTGGCGTTGGCCAGTTGATTAAAATGAGCGTGGAAAGAGGTCGCGCCACCCGCCCCGATCTGAAGGTAGGTATTTGCGGCGAGCACGGCGGTGATCCTGCATCGGTGGAGTTCTGCCATCGGGCGGGCTTAAACTACGTCAGTTGTTCTCCCTACCGGGTGCCTATCGCCCGGCTGGCTGCAGCTCATGCTAAAATCAAGGAAGAGAGGAGCGGCAGCAAAGAAACTACCATGGGTGAATAA